AGTAGTCGCAGCACTTTGTTCCTGTAATGGAGAACTACTCTCTCTCCCACAAAATAACTTGGATAGTGagtgaaacattttaaaattgattattatacatgtaaattttattatatcacgTCTTCTTCAACATTCCATTATGCAGTTCAGTTTATTAGTTTAGGTTACGAGCGTTCTTGGTAGAGGTTGTTTCAGAAACACGTGTTGTTAACAATGGTTAATgtgtattagttttttttctagtttctgtttagtgtctttaatcGATGCGCTAGGAGCCGACACACTGTTTCATTTATGTGTATTTATccaattgtacatgtatctttttttactatttattataTGTACTTTAAAGCTGTTTGTCATAAATTATATGGGATAGAGAATATATAAGTGAAATTAGCTAATTATTCTACATGCAAAGTCTGACAAACTGATTTCGTTcatgaaaaattgcaacaaacGTTTGAATCAACTAATGcggtttattttaatattagatGTGGTTTTTGATTTGTAGTCTTAATTGTAcagtcaaatttaaaaatcacaataattagaataaaaagataaaaacaaaggTTAAAAAAATTGGATAGGATAtagaaatttttacattattataaataagtacaaaattataatgaaatgaattcaatttttgcaaataattttaaacataatatgTTTTCAGTAATAAACGACCAAGCACGAGCAGATATTGTAGATTATATCGTTGATGAAATTGATGCTACTGTAGAAGAGGAGAAGGTCCTATCACTATCATGTGAAACCAAAGTTAACCAAACAATAAAGTCTTGTGATGAATGTGCCGGAAATATTTGTCCAGCGGTGTAAGTAGAAATGGTTTCATAGACTTGTATAAGAATATCTTTTTTGgtgctttcttttttttaaataagaaaatgtgatattaattttaactttgatatatatatatgttcaaatgtttaaatatagaTCTTTATGAACCAAATTTCACGGTTGAAAGTTAGTTTTCTGTGTAGACTTTCAATGATTTACCTTGGATCTAGAAAAAAATTATCCTTTTTTAAGATCATCAAACTGACATTGTTGCATTAAGGATAAGTGTGGCTTTCAAATTACTACAAAATcatatgttgataaaaaatacCACCAGGATTGGATGTTTCGTCAACATATTAgtcaaacatgttaaatatgatTTAACACAACACGTTAAATGTTTTATCTTAAAAGGCAATACATGAGTCTCTGAATTGGCTTTTTCAGTAATAGGGTTTCAgattgaaatattcattttttaaaactgaatatCTACGGTTACATATTTCGAAAACCATGCAAAGTTCACATTATTGCTTATTACCCATTATATTGTCATTAGAGTATCCAAAATATTACACAAAAAGGACACATTTAACAGTAAATAGGCACATGAAAAAGTATGAgtatttcttatttgaattgAAGTTGAAACTATTTGTAATCCTTGTAGAGAACTTAGACAAGAGCGAAAGAAAATAGATTTAAGAAAGTTACTAAGTGTGATCCACAAACCTGTGGTACTTGTAGCATCTATCGGTAAAAAAGTAGTAAAGGAAGCTGCTAGGTTTGGAAAGAGGATAGGAAAAGTGGTTAATAGAATTGGTGATAAAGTTAAAAGTACAGTAAAAAAAGTTAGAGTCGGAATTAAAAAAATCGGATCAAAAATAGGAAGTCATGTTAAAAGATTAGGAAAGGGAGTCGCTAAATTCGGCAAGAATATTGGACGAGGTGTTGCCAAAATAACCAAGAAGGTGGGACGTGGTATCAAGAAATTTGGACAAGGTGTCAAGAAAACTGGCAAAAAAGTTTggaagaaaattaaaagtatgTTATGATATACagattaatgttttaatttaacttaTAATTGAATTGTCTGAAAAAAATCCGTTCCTCGTGATGATTAATGAAAATAACTCTTTCAACTTCATGAAATGTTAATGAATAATTTGTCtttcaaatatgtttactaACAGGTTTGTAAGTCTCATCAAgctagtttttcattttgtgtccttccatatattttattattaactattaatttaactttatattcaagttttcaatttgatttgtCATGTACACTGTTTCTTAATagcatttgaaaattttggttttCTCCCTTACAGAAATATTTGGAAAACGATCAACCAGACACCTAATTGAAAAGCGTTGTGTAAGCAGTTGTCCAGTTTGTGACAAACTTGATAAAGACATATTCACGGATGAACAAATAGTTGGAAAAAGTAAGTATAAAGTTAATATCtagataagttatatattatatataatattatatagttttataGGTAATGACTCGATGCCCTTCACAAATGCTTGAAATTAACATTTGGTTAATGTTCGTCATCTTCAATTTTCGTAAATGGTGTCGTAATAACTTAGGTCATTAAccttcttgtttgaattgtttctcatttttcatgGTGAGTCCTTTAATACTAGTATTCAACTTTACGGTATGGCATGgtctcgttgttgaaggtcgtaagCCGTAAATGATCATATTCACTTATTTGCATTCTTTTtatgcaatcataccacatcagtatatttttaaattgtactttgtaccaaaaaaatattaacaatttcttttttttgttgttaagtTAAAAGGCAATTTTAAGAATGCTATACgcgaaatttaaattaaaaatatattttcttttataactgTACATTTTCTGCTTTATTTGCAGTATGTGGGGCAAGTTTTGTTTCAAGACAGAAACAATTATATgaaaaagtgagaggtttagagGACACATACAACTATATAGTGTCCAATGCACCTGTAGTGACAAAggtaatatttttcttataagcCTGCTtatacaaatatgtataaagtCTAAGATGATGTggttaaaaaattgttttattgttcatttGTAACATAGAGGTTTTATTTTcctaatacatgtatcattttcttttgacaaaattgaacgttatgtaaaaaaacaaaacattattatgTACTCATAAACAGATAGACAGTAAACGTAAAAGATATGGCCACTTAGCGACAAAAAACCCCACAAAAACAGTCTTTTCACAGTGTattgcatttgaaatatattattcAAACTAAAACCGCACTGATGATTAAATAAATCCATTTAAGAATTTAGATGAATTCCGTGTGTATGGTTTGAAATAATTTGCA
The genomic region above belongs to Mytilus trossulus isolate FHL-02 chromosome 7, PNRI_Mtr1.1.1.hap1, whole genome shotgun sequence and contains:
- the LOC134727040 gene encoding uncharacterized protein LOC134727040: MFISLLVAVVAALCSCNGELLSLPQNNLDIINDQARADIVDYIVDEIDATVEEEKVLSLSCETKVNQTIKSCDECAGNICPAVELRQERKKIDLRKLLSVIHKPVVLVASIGKKVVKEAARFGKRIGKVVNRIGDKVKSTVKKVRVGIKKIGSKIGSHVKRLGKGVAKFGKNIGRGVAKITKKVGRGIKKFGQGVKKTGKKVWKKIKKIFGKRSTRHLIEKRCVSSCPVCDKLDKDIFTDEQIVGKICGASFVSRQKQLYEKVRGLEDTYNYIVSNAPVVTKVEYETSSIIIVNGKLAFKKSFVTYQTNKIKRRFQLSGLFEISNIDGMAIKISKDILKKMQ